ATTGATGGGATTCCAAACACTGAAATTTCTGACAGGGCAATGCCGCCGGCTCGAGATATTACAATTGTTGCTTGACGATAAAGCTCCTGCATCGAATTAGTAAAGTCAATTAACTGACAATTATCGGATTTTATCTTTCCTTTAACTAATGAATAATTTCTTTTCCCAGTTTGAATAATAAATCTTAAATCTGGCATTATTGTTGCCAGTTCTACTCCTAACAATGCAAGAAAATAAGCACCTTGACTACCCCCTAAAACTAATATTGTTTTGCCATCATCTTGACGCTGACAATTTTTGAACTGAGGCCGCAGAGGATTTCCTGAATAAAATGTTTTACCCTTGATTGGTTTAATTAAAGGAAAACCTAAAAAGACTTCTTTGGCCCAACGTGAAAAATATTTTGTTGTCCGGCCTGGTACTCGATTCTGTTCAAGTAAAAAAAACGGAATAGATAAAATAATTGCCCATAACAATGGTCCAATTGAAGTAAATCCACCTGTGGCAACAATGGCCTTAGGTTTTACTTTCAATAATAACCGAGGAAATAAGAGCATATTTAGTATTAATAAAACGAAGAAGTATAATTTGTTGATTATGTTTTTACCGAAAAAACCACTTGCGGGTAATGTATAATATTCAAATTGATAATCCCGCATCAAATCCTGTTCAAATCTGGAATTTCGGCAGAGGAATACTGGTTTAATTCCTTTATCTCGCAATGCTTCACTAATTGCAATTGCCGGAAAAATA
This genomic interval from candidate division WOR-3 bacterium contains the following:
- a CDS encoding UDP-N-acetylglucosamine--N-acetylmuramyl-(pentapeptide) pyrophosphoryl-undecaprenol N-acetylglucosamine transferase, with amino-acid sequence MMSSTISVFVITGGTGGHIFPAIAISEALRDKGIKPVFLCRNSRFEQDLMRDYQFEYYTLPASGFFGKNIINKLYFFVLLILNMLLFPRLLLKVKPKAIVATGGFTSIGPLLWAIILSIPFFLLEQNRVPGRTTKYFSRWAKEVFLGFPLIKPIKGKTFYSGNPLRPQFKNCQRQDDGKTILVLGGSQGAYFLALLGVELATIMPDLRFIIQTGKRNYSLVKGKIKSDNCQLIDFTNSMQELYRQATIVISRAGGIALSEISVFGIPSILIPFPFATDNHQQANAQFLAQYRATIILEQCRRSEISQDFVIKTKNLIESLLNQPERLKEMSVNAKRISKIDSAEVIAKRIKTYIYKN